The following proteins are encoded in a genomic region of Methylobacterium tardum:
- a CDS encoding glutaminase: protein MPDLALVIRDISEEMALRPDRGAVADYIPELARIDPNQFGMAVIDAEGRVFAGGDSETPFSIQSVSKVFTLTLALGMVGDRLWKRVGREPSGNPFNSIVQLERERGVPRNPFINAGAIAVTDVILSGHAPREALGEILRFLQFLAQDSSITIDETVAASEKRTGFRNTALANYMKSFGVIDNPVDFTLGVYFHHCAIAMNCRQLAMAGRFLAHNGINPSTGHSVVSAERARRINAIMLTCGHYDGSGEFAYRVGLPGKSGVGGSILAIAPGKASIAVWSPGLDAAGNSHLGRIALERLTQRMGWSVFGA, encoded by the coding sequence GTGCCCGATCTTGCCCTCGTCATCCGGGACATCTCCGAGGAGATGGCTCTGCGCCCTGACCGGGGCGCCGTCGCCGACTACATCCCCGAACTCGCCCGGATCGACCCGAACCAGTTCGGCATGGCGGTGATCGATGCCGAGGGTCGCGTCTTCGCGGGCGGCGACAGCGAGACGCCGTTCTCGATCCAGAGCGTCTCGAAGGTGTTCACCCTCACCCTGGCGCTCGGCATGGTCGGCGACCGACTGTGGAAGCGCGTCGGCCGCGAACCCTCGGGCAACCCGTTCAACTCCATCGTCCAGTTGGAGCGCGAGCGCGGGGTGCCACGCAACCCATTCATCAACGCCGGTGCGATCGCGGTCACCGACGTGATCCTCTCGGGACACGCGCCGCGCGAGGCGCTCGGCGAGATCCTGCGTTTCCTGCAGTTCCTGGCCCAGGATTCGAGCATCACCATCGACGAAACCGTGGCGGCCTCGGAGAAGCGCACGGGCTTCCGCAACACCGCGCTCGCCAACTACATGAAATCCTTCGGCGTCATCGACAATCCGGTGGACTTCACCCTCGGCGTCTACTTCCACCACTGCGCCATCGCGATGAACTGCCGCCAGCTCGCCATGGCGGGCCGGTTCCTCGCTCATAACGGCATCAACCCGTCGACCGGCCACTCGGTGGTCTCGGCGGAGCGGGCGCGCCGCATCAACGCGATCATGCTGACCTGCGGCCATTACGACGGGTCGGGCGAGTTCGCCTATCGCGTGGGCCTGCCGGGCAAGAGCGGGGTCGGCGGCAGCATCCTAGCGATCGCGCCCGGCAAGGCCTCCATCGCGGTCTGGTCTCCCGGTCTCGACGCAGCGGGCAATTCCCATCTCGGCCGGATCGCACTGGAGCGGCTGACGCAGCGCATGGGCTGGTCGGTCTTCGGGGCGTGA
- a CDS encoding MFS transporter, with protein sequence MATRTAVRAAAEIPDASTILARLDRLPATRTVWQLVALLGLGFFFELYDLLFTGYVAPGLVKAGILTPTTPGLFGASGVASFVAALFTGLFIGTLACGWLADRFGRRAIFTWSLLAYTAANVVMACQTDAFGLNLWRLIAGIGLGLEMVTIGSYLSELVPKAIRGRAFALCQGIGFTAVPVVAFLSYLLIPRAPLGIDGWRWVVLIGASAAIVVWWMRAGLPESPRWLVEHGRLAEADAVLKQLEARIAAEHGRPLPAPAAPEPVSPRGAFRDLWIQPYRRRALMMAGFNVFQTVGFYGFANWVPTLLVAQGITVTSSLAYTALIALAAPIGPLIGLAIADRFERKHVIVAAALVYIVCGLTFAQTRDVTAIVVLGIGLTLASNVMSYSFHAYQAELFPTGIRARAVGFVYSWSRFSAIFTGFVIAFVLRETGTPGVFLFISAAMLAAGLLVGLLGPRTRDVALEKIAG encoded by the coding sequence ATGGCGACGCGTACCGCGGTCCGGGCTGCCGCTGAGATTCCGGATGCCAGCACCATCCTGGCGCGTCTCGACCGCCTGCCGGCCACCCGCACGGTGTGGCAGCTCGTGGCCCTGCTCGGCCTCGGCTTCTTCTTCGAGCTCTACGACCTGCTGTTCACCGGCTACGTGGCCCCGGGCCTCGTCAAGGCCGGAATCCTGACGCCGACGACACCCGGCCTGTTCGGCGCCAGCGGCGTCGCGAGCTTCGTGGCCGCCCTGTTCACCGGCCTGTTCATCGGCACGCTCGCCTGCGGCTGGCTCGCCGACCGCTTCGGACGCCGGGCGATCTTCACGTGGTCGCTCCTCGCCTACACGGCGGCCAACGTCGTGATGGCCTGCCAGACCGACGCCTTCGGCCTCAATCTCTGGCGGCTCATCGCGGGGATCGGGCTCGGGCTGGAGATGGTGACGATCGGCAGCTACCTCTCGGAACTGGTTCCGAAGGCCATCCGCGGCCGCGCCTTCGCCCTGTGCCAGGGCATCGGCTTCACCGCCGTGCCGGTGGTGGCGTTCCTGTCCTACCTGCTGATCCCCCGCGCACCGCTGGGGATCGACGGCTGGCGCTGGGTCGTGCTGATCGGCGCCTCTGCCGCCATCGTGGTCTGGTGGATGCGCGCGGGCCTGCCGGAGAGCCCGCGCTGGCTGGTCGAGCACGGGCGGCTCGCGGAGGCCGACGCGGTCCTGAAGCAGCTGGAGGCGCGCATCGCGGCCGAACACGGTCGGCCGCTGCCGGCCCCCGCCGCGCCGGAGCCGGTGTCGCCGCGCGGCGCGTTCCGCGACCTGTGGATTCAACCCTATCGGCGCCGGGCGCTGATGATGGCCGGGTTCAACGTGTTCCAGACCGTGGGCTTCTACGGCTTCGCCAACTGGGTGCCGACCTTGCTGGTCGCGCAGGGCATCACCGTGACGTCGAGCCTCGCCTACACGGCGCTGATCGCGCTCGCCGCCCCGATCGGGCCGCTGATCGGCCTGGCCATCGCCGACCGGTTCGAGCGCAAGCACGTCATCGTGGCCGCCGCCCTCGTCTACATCGTCTGCGGGCTGACCTTCGCGCAGACGCGCGACGTCACCGCCATCGTCGTGCTGGGGATCGGGCTGACGCTCGCCTCCAACGTGATGTCCTACAGCTTCCATGCCTATCAGGCCGAGCTGTTCCCAACCGGCATCCGCGCGCGGGCGGTCGGCTTCGTCTATTCCTGGAGCCGCTTCTCGGCGATCTTCACGGGCTTCGTCATTGCGTTCGTGCTGCGCGAGACCGGCACGCCGGGGGTGTTCCTGTTCATCTCGGCGGCGATGCTGGCCGCAGGCCTGCTCGTCGGACTTCTGGGTCCCCGTACACGGGATGTGGCCCTGGAGAAGATTGCCGGGTGA
- a CDS encoding Uma2 family endonuclease: protein MVAQPKLRMNVGEFLAWAEDRPGRFELVDGEVFAMSPERVRHAEVKAATYLALRSALNQAQRACFALPDGISVRIDEDTVFEPDALVYCGARAHPDATEIAAPIIVAEVQSPSTRAVDSGLKLARYFSLASVMHYLIVDPVKRVVIHHRRAEGGLIETRIATQATLDLTPPGLSLPVPDLFADLPPASDDA, encoded by the coding sequence ATGGTCGCACAGCCGAAGCTGCGGATGAACGTCGGCGAGTTCCTGGCCTGGGCCGAGGATCGGCCCGGACGCTTCGAGCTGGTCGACGGCGAGGTGTTCGCGATGTCGCCGGAGCGGGTCCGGCATGCCGAGGTCAAAGCCGCGACTTATCTGGCTCTCCGGTCAGCGCTGAACCAGGCGCAACGTGCCTGCTTCGCCCTGCCGGACGGTATCAGCGTCCGCATCGATGAGGATACCGTCTTCGAGCCCGACGCCCTCGTCTATTGCGGCGCGCGCGCCCATCCCGATGCGACCGAGATCGCCGCCCCCATCATCGTCGCCGAGGTACAGTCGCCGAGCACACGTGCCGTCGATTCGGGCCTCAAGCTGGCCCGCTACTTCAGCCTCGCGAGCGTGATGCACTATCTGATCGTGGATCCGGTGAAGCGCGTCGTCATCCATCACCGCCGCGCCGAGGGCGGCCTGATCGAGACCCGCATCGCGACCCAGGCGACGCTCGACCTGACCCCGCCCGGCCTGAGCTTGCCCGTGCCGGACCTGTTCGCCGATCTCCCGCCAGCCTCCGACGACGCTTGA